TAGGAATGTACTTTTTTCTGCTAATTCTTCAATCCGGATGCCACGATATTCTAGTATTCCTTTTTGCCCATCAACATAGCTGATACTTGATTGAGCGGCGGGAATGCCTTCTAAACCAGGCTTGTATTCGCACACCATCATGGCACCACCATTTGCTTTTTGAAATATCTGATCAAGCTAACTTACCAGAAATTTATTGTCGCCATAACAGTAGCCGTTCTAACAACAATCAAAAATGTTGAAAAACTGTTACAGCAGGTACTTGGGTTGTGTCAACCAAAACATCTGACTCCGACCCAGAGGAGAACCTGTTTCTGGTAGTTTTATCCCAATCATACCTGCTTTTTTCAAGACTAAGTTTTCTTTGACTTCTCCCCACAGGAAAATTTCTGCCCAATTAGTCAAATCAGGTTCGTGTCCAACCAGCGCCAGTTGGGTATTTTGGGAATAATTTCTCGGTTCTAACCAGTCTTTGAGCCAATTAGAAATTTGACCATCGTGGGCGAGGTGGCTAGATTCCTCTAATTGAGAGCTTAGTTTTTCTGCTATAAGAATATCAGCCGTTTGGCGGGCGCGCACTAAGGGGCTGGTAAGA
The Nostoc punctiforme PCC 73102 genome window above contains:
- the sixA gene encoding phosphohistidine phosphatase SixA, whose protein sequence is MELYLIRHGIAEDKGLGIKDEERSLTKEGRQKTEKVAQKLVKLGLSFDLILTSPLVRARQTADILIAEKLSSQLEESSHLAHDGQISNWLKDWLEPRNYSQNTQLALVGHEPDLTNWAEIFLWGEVKENLVLKKAGMIGIKLPETGSPLGRSQMFWLTQPKYLL